TGTGAAGTTTCATCTCCTGTTATGTTTGAGGATATCAAATTTCCACCAGAGGTAATAGCAAAAGCAGTTTTGCCTAAATCAAAAAATGATGAAGATAAGATATTAAGTGGATTAAATAAATTATTGGAAGAAGATCCTACCTTTAAAGTGACTAGGGATATGGAAAATGCAGAGGTAATAATTTTTGGAATGGGAGAAACACATACAGATATAATATCTTGTAAATTGAAATCTAAATTTGGTGTAGATGTTATCTTACAAGATCCAAAAATACCTTATAGGGAAACTATAAAAAAAGTTTCTGATGTACAAGGTAAACATAAGAAACAGTCTGGGGGACACGGACAATATGGAGATGTAAAAATTAAATTTGAACCTAGGGTAGATGGAGAAGATGATTTGGAGTTTGTGGATAAAATAGTGGGAGGTGTAGTACCAAGGCAGTATATACCAGCTGTTGAAAAAGGACTTAGAGAATGCATAAGTCAAGGAGTTCTAGCTGGATATCCTGTCATAAGGCTAAAAGCTACTCTTCATGATGGTTCTTTCCATCCTGTAGATTCTTCAGAAATGGCGTTTAAGACAGCTGCATCTATTGCATATAAAAAAGGCCTTCTAGAAGCACAACCTGTGCTGTTAGAGCCAATTGTACATTTAGAGGTATCTGTTCCTGAATATTATATGGGAGATATAATAGGAGATATAAACAAAAAAAGAGGAAGAGTTCTTGGAATGAATTCTTCTGGAGAGAATCAAGTAATAATAGCAGAAGTGCCTCAATCAGAAATGTTTAGATATGCTACGGATTTGAGATCTATGACTCAGGCTAGAGGAGATTTTACTATGAGATTTGAAAGATATGAAGAAGTTCCACCTGCTCAAGCTAATAAAATAATAGAATCCAGGAAAAATGTAAAAGTTAAGGATGAATAAATTAAAGCTTGAAGAAGAAGACTGTTGCGCTGAAAAAATTAGTGCAGCAGTCCTTTTTAAGTTTAGTAATATGAATATTTTTATTTACTAAATTAAATAATAATTTTATTGGCTAGTATAATGTAGTTAATTTAAGGAGAGATTTTATGTCAAAATACAAAATGAACATAATGGGCAAAATTGCTTTGCAAGATTATAGCAGTATACAAGATTATATGTCAATAGTGAATAGAGATGATGATTTAACCATAATTATAGATAAAAATGATGATGAAAATATAAAAATTATATGTAATATGTTAGAGAACAAAAATTTTGTAATTAGTTCAAGTAAAGTTTCCGATGGAAACAGACATTGTATAAGAGCATTTAAAAATATAGATTGAAGTATAATTTTTAGCGAATTATATGATATAATAAAAAATTATAAGAGTGTATATAAATTTTTATTATATAATTTCTTAAATTAAAAGGAGATAAATAATATGGTTAAATTGTATTTAGTAAGACATGGGGAAACTATATGGAATATAGAGAGAAAAATGCAGGGCGGCATGAAAGATTCACCTTTGACTAAGAAAGGTATTGAACAGGCGAATTTATTAAAAAATAGAATGGAGAATATAAATTTTGATATAATATATTCAAGTCCATTAGAAAGAGCGGTAAAAACTTCTAGAATAGTAGCAGCACAGAGAAATATACCTATAATAAAGGATGACAGACTCATGGAGATAGATATAGGAGAATGGGGAGGATTAACTAAAGAACAAGCTCGAGAGAGAAATCCAGAACAACTTAATAATTTCTGGACAAACCCTAAGATATATGTTCCTGATACAGGAGAAAGTTTTGCACAGGTAAAAACCAGAGTTGTATCTCTAATTAAGGAGATTATTAGTAAATATGAAGGCAAAAGTATCCTAATTGTAACTCATACTGTAATATTAAGAATTATGATGGCGTATTTTGAAAATAGACCTTTAGATGAATTGTGGGAAGGTTCT
This window of the Clostridium kluyveri DSM 555 genome carries:
- a CDS encoding histidine phosphatase family protein; amino-acid sequence: MVKLYLVRHGETIWNIERKMQGGMKDSPLTKKGIEQANLLKNRMENINFDIIYSSPLERAVKTSRIVAAQRNIPIIKDDRLMEIDIGEWGGLTKEQARERNPEQLNNFWTNPKIYVPDTGESFAQVKTRVVSLIKEIISKYEGKSILIVTHTVILRIMMAYFENRPLDELWEGSYIHQASLSEVEIENGCYNILLYGDTSHLGEIKSVNTI